CGAATGAGGCGTTCTGGGTCAAAGTGCTCGCGGTTCCACGGGATTCCGCTTTCCTGGATGACGTAAATAGTATCGACAACTGTGTCTTGGGCTGCGACCAATGTTTCCGAGAGCGCGCTAGAATCTTCCTTCGCGGGGGAGGCCGCAAAGGCAAGCGCTGCTAGGAATAACACTGTAAGACTCATGAATCGCATATAATGAATATATAAAAAAAGAAGGCTTCATGATAAAATGAAGCCTCCCGGTCGAGATGAATTTCTCAGGAATTATTTGTTATTGTTGTCGTTTTTTGGATCGTCGCTTTTGGTGACTCCGGCGAGTTTTGCCCCGAACATGGAGCCAAGAACTGTACGGAGGTCAATGCCGAGCGAGTCCGTAAGGCCGTTCGTGACCTGCGTGAGCGTCTTGGTGATGTCTCCAGTGAGCTTTGCTGTATTGCCTTCGCCGTACATCGTGATGTTTCCGATCTTTTCCATCGGCTTTGCAATGGCGGCTGCAATTTGCGGCATCTGTTCGAAGTACTTTTCAATCGTCTTGAGCTGCATTTCCTGACGGGCGGCGTCTCCATAAAGCTTCATGGCTTCGGCCTTCTTGTTGAGTGCTTCGGCTTCGGCAAGGCCTTGGGCCTTGATGGCTTCTGCTTCTGCTAAACCCTTTGCCTTGGTCGCTTCGGCTTCGGCGAGGGCTTTGGCTTTCGTAGCTTCGGCTTCTGCGAACGCCTTTTCCTTTTCGGCTTCTGCAATCTGCTTGATGGCCTTGGCGCGCTGTTCTTCCTTGTAGCGGACGGCTTCTGCGTCTTTCTGCTGTTGGAAAAGCTCGGCTTCGGAACGCTGGATTTGTGCCTGGCGTTCGGCTTCGGCTTTCTTTTCGATTTCCGCTTTAAGTTCCTTTTCGGTCACCATGACCATGCGTTCGCGAATTTCAATTTCCTTTTCTTGCTTGGCGACTTCGGCTTCAGCCTGGGCAACGTTGATTTCCTTTTGCTGAGTCTGCTTCTGGATTTCGTAAGCGGCGTCTGCGATTGCCTTTTCTGTATCGGAAATCTTCTGCAAGTTGGCCTTTTTCACGGCGAGGTCGTTTTGCTTCTGGGCGATTTCGAGTTCTGCGGCAACGGCTGCATCGTTAGCTTCTTTCTTGGCCTGCGATTGGGCAACGCTGATATCGCGTTCGGCGTTGGCCTTGGAAATGGCCGCTGCCTTGCGGATGGCGGAAGTCTTATCGACACCGAGGTTTTCAATCACGCCGTTGGCATCTTCAAAGTTCTGGATGTTGAACGTCTGCACCACGATACCGAGTTTTTCAAGGTCCGGGATGGCGTTTTCGAGCACGAGTTCAGAGACCTGCTTGCGGTCGCCCACGAGGTCCACGAGCTGCATACGGCCGACAATTTCACGCATGTTACCTTCGAGAATGTCGACGATCATGGCGCGAATGTCTTCGGGTTTCTTGTTCAAGAAGTTCTGTGCAGAAGATTTAAGACGGTCCGGATTGTCCGAAATCTTGGCGGTCACGACGGCGTCGACGGATACGTTGATGTAGTCTTTGGTGGGGACCGGGCTTCCTGTCTTCACGTCAATCTGAATCAATTGCAGGGAAAGGTGGTCAGCGCGTTCGAAGAACGGGATGCGCAACCCTGCGCGACCGATGATGACTCTTGGAACCTTACGGATACCGGAAACGATAATCGCTTCGTCCGGAGCTGCCTTGATGTAGGACATCACGAAAACGATAATCAGTAAAAGTATAGCCGCTGCAATAGCGATGTAGTGGATGTTTTCTGGCATTAAAAACCTCATTATTTTAGTTTACATTTAATATACAACATTTACATTGTCATAAACCGCCAAATCGTAAAAAAATTGGTGTTACGTACAAAAAAAAGCCCGGCAAATGCCGGGACCATTAAACGCGAGTTGTTTGCGCTTTTAGATTTTTTCGATGATTTCGTTTTTGCCGTTGACGCGGATGACGGTCGGTTTCCAGGTCTTGGCTTCTTCCGGGGACATCGTTGCATAAGCTACGATAATTACGAGGTCACCAGGCTGTACCAAGCGGGCTGCTGCACCGTTCAGGCAGATGACACCAGATTTTGCCGGGCCTTCGATGACATACGTATCAAGGCGGGAACCATTATTGACGTCAAGAACGCCGACTTTTTCGAAGGGGAGGATGCCTGCTGCATCCATTAAATCGCGTGCGATAGTGATGGAACCTTCATAGTTGAGATTCGCATCGGTAACTGTAGCACGATGAATTTTGGCTTTAAGTAATTCTAGCTGCATTTTTGCTGCTTAGAACTTGACATTAAGGAAGCTTGCTACGCCCTGGTCTGGTGTCGGAATAATACCGAAGCTAAAGCGGTTTGCATCCGGATTGCTATCCCACTGGGTGCTGATGAATGCATCTGCAAAAGACCAAAGGTGTGCGGCGGCGATTCCAAGGAATCCGTACCACCAATAGCTCTTATCCTGAACGGCAAGTACTACGGTGACTGTGATACTACCAATTTCAAGGACATCCATGAAGGTTGCCTTGGCGGTTTGTTTTGTCTTCCACTGATAATAGGATGGAATCAAAAGAGAAATATAAGCGCTGGATTGATCACCATTGCGATAGCGGTAAGAACGGTCGATGTCTGCATCTTCCATACCTTCGGCACGCTGGCTAAGCCAATCTTCTTCGCTCACGCCGAGTCTGTTCCAGGGCTTTTGGAGATATTCTGTCGGGCGAATGCCAAGCTCAACAAGCTTTGTCAATTTTTCGCGAGAAACGCCTTGTTCTTTAGCCTGCTGATATTCCCACTGGGTAAGGCCCATATCTTCGTACTTGAAACCTTCCCACTGGCCACCAACAGCCTGAGCGTTACCAATGTTTGCTTGAGTCGTTGCTTCGGCGTTTGCCTGAGCGATAGAGTCTGCAGTTGCAGCATCCTGGAAATCGTCAGAGAAGAGGTCATCAGACTGAGCAAACGCTAGTGAGCCCGCGAAAAGAACAGCAGAAAGCACTTTGAACATGTTACTCATTTTGATCTCTTTCTTAAACGTTTAATGCCGGGGGAGGGAATCGAACCCTCACACTCTCGCGAGTACTGGATTTTGAGTCCAGCGCGTCTACCAATTTCACCACCCCGGCGGGGGAGCACAACAAATATAGCACTATTTTTGCTTTTTTTGTAGGTATAATGCAAAAAAACGCATGTTTTAGGCGTTAAAATCTGTAAAAAATTTTTTCGAGTATAATTTTATTTGCTTAAAGGGCTTGTTTTACAAGCATTGGCCTGAATTCCACATTGAGCGGGGCGAGTTTTTTAGCTCCGTAATCCACAGCACTTTCCTTTGTATCAAATGGACCTGTGCGTACGATATAGAGGACTTTCCCGCTTTCAAGCGTGTTCTGGCTGATGGTGCAGGCGATGTTGCGCTTTTTAAGATTGTCTACGAGCAAGTCGGCGTTGGACTTGACTCCAAATGCCCCTAGTTGTAGCTGCCATGCGGATTTGTCTTCGGCTGGCTTTGTTTCGGGCGCCTTTGTTGGCGCGGGTTCGGCCTTGGTGTCTGCTACTTTGGCAACGTCATTGTTTGCAGCTGGGGTGCTGCTTGCGGGCTGATTGGTGCTGGCGAGTTGTTCCGCTTTTGCTTGTTCCCTCTTGGCGACGGCTTGCTTGATGGCTTCGGGATTGCCGAGGTTTTTGCAGGCTTCGTTCAAATCTTCGCTATGGGCGCGGTCTTGGACGGCGACGCAGACTTTCTGCAGCACGGTCATTTGATGCGGTTGCGAAGTTTCGATTGCGTGTACGAGGGATTCGGCGGCCTTGTTGTAGCGGCCAAGGTACATCTGGAACTGGGCCTTGGTCATCATAAGGTCCGCATAAATGGCTTGTTGCGGGTTCGTCTTGTCGATGAGACTGTCGAGACGCTTGCCAGCCTTGCTGAAATCAGCGGCAATGCCCGTTTGAGAAAGGGCAAGTACATTCCATAAATAGCATTCAGTACGAGTTGCTTCGGGCTCGTTCGGGCAAACCTGCTCATATGCGGCTGCGGCGACTTTCCAGTTGCCGTTTACGTAAGCTTTTTGGGCGGTGGCGAGAGTTGGTGCGGCCTCAGCGAAGGATGCTGTGGTGGCAAACGCGCACAGTGCGCCTGTAATAACCAAATTGTGAATAAAATATTTAGCCATATTACCCTCTAGTTACCCTCAAGAGTAAAGATATAAATATTTTTACAAAATGGCTTGCGCAGAACGCGTAACTCGTTGATATTCCGTAAGTTACGTAAACTCGACTAGGGAGTGCGGTCTGTGTTTTTGAGGTGCGTTACACTAGGGTGCCGCGGAGCGTCCAGCCTCGGATGTCGTCAATTTTCACCTTGACGTAATCGCCCGGCTTGATGATGCGGCCTTCCTCCGGCTTGAAAATGACCTTCTTGAAGTTGTCCGTCTTGCCGACGAGTTCCGTCTTGTCGCGGGTGGAGCCGTGTTCGACGAGGATTTCTTCGGTGCGGCCAATCATCATCTGGTTGCGCTTGAGCGTGATGGCGTTCTGGAGTTCCACGAGGCGCGAATGGCGGGCCGACTTTTCTTCGGGCGTGAGAATTTCGGCTTCGTTGAACGATTCGGTGCCTTTGCGCGGGCTGTAGATGAACATGTATGCCGTGTCGAACTGGCAGGCTTCAAATGCCTTGATCGTCTGTTCAAAATCTTCGTCAGTTTCGCCCACGAATCCGCAGATGACGTCTGTCGAAATGGCGTAGTACGGATCCTTGCTGCGCAACTGCTCAATGACGGTCATGTACTGTTCCATGTTGTGCTGGCGGCGCATTTTCTTGAGGATTGCGTCGGAGCCGCTCTGGAGCGGAATGTGCGCGTAATGGCAGACCTTCGGGTTGTTTAAGAGAACGTCAATGAGTTCGTTCGTATAATGGCGCGGGTGCGGGCTTGTAAAGCGGATGCGCTTGATACCACCGATTTCGGAAACTTTTGTCAGTAATGTCGTGAAGTCTGCGTTTGGCGTCTTGTATGCATTCACCGTCTGGCCGAGCAACATCACTTCGGTGATGCCCTTGTCGGCGGCTCGCTTGACTTCCGTCAGCACGTCGTCCATGTCGCGGTATTTCTCGGGACCGCGGAGGTACGGCACGATGCAGTAGCTGCAGCGCTTGTTGCAACCGCGCTGGATTGCGACGAATGCGCTCACGTCATTCTGGAGTTTGGCGTATTCGCCGAGGTAGTTCTCGTCGCGGTCTTCGTCGATGAACATCTTGTGGTGCGTCTTGTGCAGCGGGCTCTGGGCTTCTCCGAACAGAAGTTCTGGAATTTTGCGGTACTGGTCCGGGCCTACGATGTAGTTCACGTTCTTGAGGCGCTTGAGCAGTTCCGGCCCGCGATTCTTGGCCATGCAACCGCACACGACGACTTTCACGTCGGGATTCTTCTTGCGCAAGTACTTGAGCTTGCTGATGTTGACGATGGCTGTTTCCTCGGCCTTTTCACGCACGCTGCAGGTGTTCACGATGATGATGTCGGCGTCTTCCTGGTTGTTCGTCTCGACGCAACCGCACATGTCCAGCTCCTGCGCAATCATCGCGGAGTCGTATTCGTTCATCTGGCAGCCGTATGTGGCCAAGTGGTATTTTTTCATGCGGCCAAAGATAGTTTTTTAGACGAGAGATGAGTGACGAGAGACGAGGATAAATGGCGCAAATGGCGGATGTTGCTGCTCGAATATGCGGAAAATGCGAAAATGTGCTACAAAATTGCCAAAATACCTGATTTAGTAGCATGAAATTTGAATAAAATAACTAAAATTAATGCATGATTTCATGATTGAGCTCTTTTGTATGCTACAGGATTGCGTAAATGCCCGTTTTAGTAGCATAATTGCGGCTGCCTAGTCTTTAAATGTTGAATATAAAGTAAAATTTGTGCTACTAAATTGTTAAAAAGTTCATTTTCGTAGCATGTTTTTTCAAAAATTTCTCATTGAATGTGAAATATGCTTCTCCACTTGTTTTTTCGCGACTATTTTTGCATATTTCAAATGTCGGGTTATGCAACCTGACCTATCTTATTATATGTAGGATGCGTTCGCTCCTCGGTTTGCTATATCGTTTATTATATGAACTATTACAAGAGGGTGCGATGCAATCATTTGAATGTTTGTCTCCCGACATTTTATTGCTATCGTTACAAAATCGTGCGGAGGAACTTCTCCGTGCTGTTGAAAGAACGAAAAAATCTTTGAAGCGTGCTCCGCAGGGGCATTTGAGGCTCGCAAAACGCGGAAATCAATTTTACGGTTATCATTTGACTGATGCCAAATCGCTAAAGGGCGAATATATTCCCAAAGACAATGTTTCGCAAATGTCAAAACTTGCGCAGAAGGATTATGACGAAAAAGCACTTCGGGAAATGGAACATGAACTTTCGTTAATTGATGGTTTTATTGCAAAATACAGTCCCGAAGAATTGACAAACATTTACAATCGGATGAATGAAGTCCGCAAGTCTTTGGTTGAACCAATCCTGCTTTCGGATGAAGAATATGCGAGGCGATGGTTTGCTGTGCCGTATAAGGGGAAAGGTTTTGAAGCTGGAGCTCCAGATTTGCGGACAGCAAAGGGCGAACGAGTCCGTTCAAAGTCCGAAGTGATTATTGCTGATTCGCTTGGACGATTGGGAATCCCTTATAAATACGAATGTCCTTTGAAACTCGTTGATGGAGGTAAAATGGTTTATCCTGATTTTACTTGCCTTGATTTGCGTACACGTAAAGAACTATTATGGGAACATTTGGGAATGATGGATGATCCTGAATATGCTTCGCTAGCTGTCAAAAAGTTATCATCTTATCTCAAAAGTGGCTATGTCTTTGGAAAAAATCTTATAATTTCAATGGAAAGTTCTGAAAAACCATTGAATCAAACAGAAGTAAGATTAATTATACAAGGTGTTTTTAGGGTGAATGAAACGTAGCTCTGAAATATTGCATGTCGATGAAAATTTGTATTATTCCTACCATGAATAATATTACAAAATCTCATTTGTTCTTGCTTGGCTTAGTTCTCCTGACAACGCTTTGGTCTGTTGTCGGAGTTGAGGATACTTACCTCACGTGGATTCTTGAAGCGGCTCCCGCGATTGTCGGGCTGTTGGTCCTTGTATTTACCTACAAAAAGTTCAGGATGCCCACGTATCTTTACGTGGTAATGGCGCTCCACATGGCGGTGCTTTTGGTGGGGGCGCATTATTCGTATGCGAAGGTTCCTCTTGGATTCTGGATGCAGGATTGGTTCGGCTTTGCGCGCAACAACTACGATAAAATTGGGCACTTAATGCAGGGCGTTACACCTGCACTTGTGATGATTGAACTTTTGCGCCGCACGACTCCTATCAAGACGGCTGGCTGGACGGGATTTTTGTCGGTGTGCGTGGCCGAGGCAATTTCTGCGCTTTATGAAATTATTGAGTGGCTGGCATCACTCAGCAATCCGACGGATACGGAAGCCTTCTTGGGAACTCAGGGCTACATTTGGGATACGCAGACAGATATGTTCATGTGCCTTATCGGGGCGACAATTTCTGTTTTAATTTGTTTAAATGTTAAAAAGTTCCGCAAATTAGAAACTTAAGAAATATATTTAAGTCATGGTTGGATTTTGGGTTAAAGCTTTAGATAAAAAAATGTTGGCGTTTTGGGCGCTGGCTTTTGCGCTGCTTTTTGCTGCTTGTAGCAACGACGATAATGGTACGATCTTAGTGAATCCTATAGGTGGCGAAAGTTGCGCTGCCATTGAAGAATCAAGTTCTTCGGATTACGCGTTGTCCTCGTCTGTTGTTGCATCGAGCTCTTCCGCAGATGGGTTAGTTTCGATTTCAACGACTGTTATGGAGGATACGCTTGAAATATTTGCATTCGGGGGTGTGAAACTTGACGTTGTTGCGGATTCGTTCCTGACAAAGTTTGATTATGGCGATGTCGTGATGGTGATGATTGCGGGGTACGATACGGTGGATGTTCCTGTAGTTGCGGGTTACGGATATGTTTTCCCCGGTGAATTCTTTTTGTATGTCTCTGAGGGATTGAATTATATCAAGCTTGAGGCTCGTTACGGCCAAATGGCTGAGGTCGTTGGTCTCGGGCGCGATTTGAAATTCCCGATAGATGTTGTTGTGCAGATGAAGGAAAAGGGTGGCTATGTGGACCATCTTGAAAATTTGAAGTCGCTTTCAATTGCGAATTATCCGGGGGCTTATCCTGATTTGTCTATTGAGGAGTTTGCGAATTTTAGAATGGTGCATACAACCGGAATGGGCGAGGGTGTGCTTTATCGATCTTCAAGTCCGATTGATCCAGCGATTTATCGCAATGCAATTGCGGATTCATTGGCGGCGGTGGCTGGCGTTAGGACTTTTGTGAACCTTGCAGATGAATTACAATATGCCGAAGAATACAAAGGCTTTGCAGATTCTTATTATGCAACGCAGAATGTGGTCTATCTTAATGTGGAACCTGCTTTTGCGAATACGCCGTTCAAGGAAGGGCTTGTCAAAGGCTTGCGCTATATGATAGAGCATGAAGGCCCGTATCTAGTGCATTGCACGTATGGCATGGACCGAACCGGATTTACGATTGCCGTGCTCGAAGCGCTGATGGGGGCGACCGCTGGTGAAATCAAGGCGGATTACGCCACGACTCACAAGAATTTTTACAACGTGGTTAATGGCCAACATGTTGCTTTGACAGCAAAGCAAGTGGCGTTGCTACAGGCGATTATTGTAAGACTTATGCAGAATTCGTTCAAAACGGCTGGTGTTGATATCTCTGATTTCGAAAATGCAGATTTAGCGTCCGCTACAGAAAAGTATTTGCTGGCGCTTGGCATGGAACAATCAGAAATCGAAGCGCTGAAATCGCGACTGAAGTAGATAATTTTGTTATTTATGATGTATGGCAAAAACTTTAGCAAATTTCTTGGCAAAATCGCTTTGATGACCGCAGCTGCGTTGTGGGCGGCTTGTAACAATTCTGATAAAAAGGAATCCTCTAAATTTGATACACCTAAAGCGGAGAAGGCCAATGAACAGCAGTCTGATACTCTCAAAGAAAGGGCTATAGTTTATCCGTTAAAATAAAAAAAGGTTGATGTTCCTAAAGTTAATATCGATACTTTCTCGGAACGGATTTCAAAGGGATTGGACGGTCTTTTGCAGAATGTAGCTCTTTATGGTGTCCTTCCGGATGTTGTTCACAAAGGGGGTGATGGCAAGGTGGTCCCTAGATGCCGTATTAAGCCTTTGTCTGCAAAACATGTTGTCATTGAAGGTCGTGATATTGATGTTCAGACTTTTTTAAAGGTTTATCGCCAACGAGTTCATGGTTTACGCTTTATCTGCGATAAGAATGTAAGGCGAAGTGAATTTGAAGGAAGAGTAGTTTTGACTTTGAAAATTGCTTCAAGCGGCGAAGTTGAAAATGTTCAAATTAAATCGACTACAATTGCCGAAAATAGCCCCTTTAGCGCTATTAATGAAGATGTCAAGGAATCTGTCAGCCATTGGAAATTCCCGAAAACGAAAAACGGGGCGACATTCTCGTTCCCGATTTCATTTTACGGGGAGCTTCCGCAACCATCGATGTTTGATGATTCGTCTTCAATAAAGAACAAGTAGCTTGTCGCTATGTTCTATCCTTTTTGCGGTTCGCGATTTTCGTAGTCTTCCAAGAACGAATGCAGCTCGCCGCCGGCCTTGAATCCGGGGAAAGTCTCGATGCAGACGGAGTGCAGGCTGTTGAAAATGCTCTTTTCGATGTTCGGGTTTTCGCGTTTGAGGCGTTTGATGAGCGCCTTGATTTCTTGGCGCTTGCTGCCGCCACCGCCGTTGTCGCAGACGGTGCAGCTTTCGGTAAAGCGGCAGGCGCACTGGATAAACTGCAGCCCGTTGTAATTTTTCCAGTTGATGATGTCCTGCTCGTTGATGCAATACATGGGGCGGATGAGTTCCATGCCGCCGAAATTCAGGCTGTGGAGCTTGGGCATCATGCCTTGCAGTTGCGAGCCGTAGAACATCGCCATGACGGTGGTCTCGATGACGTCGGAGAGGTGGTGACCCAGCGCAATCTTGTTGCAGCCTAGGTCTTTTGCCTTGTGGTAGAGGTGGCCGCGGCGCATCTTGGCGCAAACGTAGCAGGGGGAACGTTCGGTGTTGTTTGCCACGTCGAAAATGTTCGTCTCGAAAACGGTGATGGGAATTTCAAGGAGCTTCGCGTTGCTTTCGATTTTCTGACGGTTGATTTCGTTGTAACCGGGGTCCATCACCAGGTATTCCACGTCGAATTTCACGTCGCTGTGGCGGTGAAGCATCTGGATGAGCTTCGCCATGAGCATGGAATCCTTGCCGCCAGAGATGCAGACGGCGATTTTGTCGCCTTCTTCGATGAGCTTGTAGTTCTTTATGGCGGTAATGAACGGCGTCCAGAGCCTTTCGCGGTATGTTTTCGAAATGCTCCGTTCTACGCTTTGGACAAATGAAAGTTCTCTTGCCATTTTCATTACCTTTTTTGCGTTTATTTGCAAAGTTCCTTGTAGCAGCTGTCGAATGCGGCCATGAATTCGTCGATTTCTTTTTCGGTGGTGAGGTGCGAAAGGCTTATGCGCCAGGAGTTCAAAGCATTTTTGCGGTCGCGGCTGACGGCAAAAACGGCGCGGGAGGGGAGCGCATCCACGCTGCAGGCGGACTTGACCGACACGTAAATTCCTTTGTCCGAAAGTGCCTTTTGGAAAACGCTTCCGCGGACTCCCGCGACACTCAGGTTCAAAATGTGCGGAACAGCGTCTGCGGGCGAATTGATGCGGACTTTCGGATAGCCGCAGAGTTTTTCTTGCAAAATTGTTCGCAGTTCCTTGACGCGGGCAAATCGCTCTTCGAAATGTTCCATGGCAAGCGACAGCGCTGTTTCAAGGGATGCGTCCAGCGCGAGCGTCGGGGTTCCGCTGCGGTAAATGGTGGTACTGGCACCGCCGTAAATGAGCGGCTCCATGGCGATTCCGCTTTTTTTGTACAAAAGCCCGCTGCCCGAAAGTCCGTAGAACTTGTGCGCGCCGATGCTTGCCGTGTCTGCCAAATTCAGGTTTATGGGCGTTTTCCCGATGGCCTGCGTCGCATCCACGTGAAGGCTGCAGTTCGGGAATTCGTGGACAATCTTGCTGATGGATTCTAGCGGCTGCACGGTCCCGAGTTCGCTATCCACCGCGTTTACCGTCACAAGCACCGTATCTTTGCGTAGCAGGCCGCGCAAGTCTTCCAGGTCAATTTTCCCGTCGGTGCCGATCTTTACCATCTCAATTTCGTAGCCCGCTTCTTGCAGGGCCGTGAGCGTGGCGCTTACCGAAGAATGTTCCAGCGGGTTCGTGATGATGTGCTTGCCCACATGGCGCTTGGCCTGGACGATGCCGCGGATGGCGGTGTTGTTGCTTTCGCTTGCGCCCGAGGTGTAAATGATTTCGTCGGGGTTTACGCCCAAAAGTTTCGCGATGGAATCGGTCACTTGGGCGAGGAAAGCTTTTGCTGCATGCCCTGCTTCGTGATTCGAATTGG
The DNA window shown above is from Fibrobacter sp. UWB16 and carries:
- a CDS encoding cysteine desulfurase family protein, with the translated sequence MSYFDYTANTPACEEALQRFCEVERRFIGNANSNHEAGHAAKAFLAQVTDSIAKLLGVNPDEIIYTSGASESNNTAIRGIVQAKRHVGKHIITNPLEHSSVSATLTALQEAGYEIEMVKIGTDGKIDLEDLRGLLRKDTVLVTVNAVDSELGTVQPLESISKIVHEFPNCSLHVDATQAIGKTPINLNLADTASIGAHKFYGLSGSGLLYKKSGIAMEPLIYGGASTTIYRSGTPTLALDASLETALSLAMEHFEERFARVKELRTILQEKLCGYPKVRINSPADAVPHILNLSVAGVRGSVFQKALSDKGIYVSVKSACSVDALPSRAVFAVSRDRKNALNSWRISLSHLTTEKEIDEFMAAFDSCYKELCK
- a CDS encoding SPOR domain-containing protein, with product MAKYFIHNLVITGALCAFATTASFAEAAPTLATAQKAYVNGNWKVAAAAYEQVCPNEPEATRTECYLWNVLALSQTGIAADFSKAGKRLDSLIDKTNPQQAIYADLMMTKAQFQMYLGRYNKAAESLVHAIETSQPHQMTVLQKVCVAVQDRAHSEDLNEACKNLGNPEAIKQAVAKREQAKAEQLASTNQPASSTPAANNDVAKVADTKAEPAPTKAPETKPAEDKSAWQLQLGAFGVKSNADLLVDNLKKRNIACTISQNTLESGKVLYIVRTGPFDTKESAVDYGAKKLAPLNVEFRPMLVKQAL
- a CDS encoding ATP-binding protein — its product is MARELSFVQSVERSISKTYRERLWTPFITAIKNYKLIEEGDKIAVCISGGKDSMLMAKLIQMLHRHSDVKFDVEYLVMDPGYNEINRQKIESNAKLLEIPITVFETNIFDVANNTERSPCYVCAKMRRGHLYHKAKDLGCNKIALGHHLSDVIETTVMAMFYGSQLQGMMPKLHSLNFGGMELIRPMYCINEQDIINWKNYNGLQFIQCACRFTESCTVCDNGGGGSKRQEIKALIKRLKRENPNIEKSIFNSLHSVCIETFPGFKAGGELHSFLEDYENREPQKG
- a CDS encoding tyrosine-protein phosphatase, which encodes MLAFWALAFALLFAACSNDDNGTILVNPIGGESCAAIEESSSSDYALSSSVVASSSSADGLVSISTTVMEDTLEIFAFGGVKLDVVADSFLTKFDYGDVVMVMIAGYDTVDVPVVAGYGYVFPGEFFLYVSEGLNYIKLEARYGQMAEVVGLGRDLKFPIDVVVQMKEKGGYVDHLENLKSLSIANYPGAYPDLSIEEFANFRMVHTTGMGEGVLYRSSSPIDPAIYRNAIADSLAAVAGVRTFVNLADELQYAEEYKGFADSYYATQNVVYLNVEPAFANTPFKEGLVKGLRYMIEHEGPYLVHCTYGMDRTGFTIAVLEALMGATAGEIKADYATTHKNFYNVVNGQHVALTAKQVALLQAIIVRLMQNSFKTAGVDISDFENADLASATEKYLLALGMEQSEIEALKSRLK
- a CDS encoding DUF2238 domain-containing protein yields the protein MNNITKSHLFLLGLVLLTTLWSVVGVEDTYLTWILEAAPAIVGLLVLVFTYKKFRMPTYLYVVMALHMAVLLVGAHYSYAKVPLGFWMQDWFGFARNNYDKIGHLMQGVTPALVMIELLRRTTPIKTAGWTGFLSVCVAEAISALYEIIEWLASLSNPTDTEAFLGTQGYIWDTQTDMFMCLIGATISVLICLNVKKFRKLET
- the panD gene encoding aspartate 1-decarboxylase: MQLELLKAKIHRATVTDANLNYEGSITIARDLMDAAGILPFEKVGVLDVNNGSRLDTYVIEGPAKSGVICLNGAAARLVQPGDLVIIVAYATMSPEEAKTWKPTVIRVNGKNEIIEKI
- a CDS encoding AgmX/PglI C-terminal domain-containing protein translates to MQNVALYGVLPDVVHKGGDGKVVPRCRIKPLSAKHVVIEGRDIDVQTFLKVYRQRVHGLRFICDKNVRRSEFEGRVVLTLKIASSGEVENVQIKSTTIAENSPFSAINEDVKESVSHWKFPKTKNGATFSFPISFYGELPQPSMFDDSSSIKNK
- a CDS encoding flotillin family protein, with protein sequence MPENIHYIAIAAAILLLIIVFVMSYIKAAPDEAIIVSGIRKVPRVIIGRAGLRIPFFERADHLSLQLIQIDVKTGSPVPTKDYINVSVDAVVTAKISDNPDRLKSSAQNFLNKKPEDIRAMIVDILEGNMREIVGRMQLVDLVGDRKQVSELVLENAIPDLEKLGIVVQTFNIQNFEDANGVIENLGVDKTSAIRKAAAISKANAERDISVAQSQAKKEANDAAVAAELEIAQKQNDLAVKKANLQKISDTEKAIADAAYEIQKQTQQKEINVAQAEAEVAKQEKEIEIRERMVMVTEKELKAEIEKKAEAERQAQIQRSEAELFQQQKDAEAVRYKEEQRAKAIKQIAEAEKEKAFAEAEATKAKALAEAEATKAKGLAEAEAIKAQGLAEAEALNKKAEAMKLYGDAARQEMQLKTIEKYFEQMPQIAAAIAKPMEKIGNITMYGEGNTAKLTGDITKTLTQVTNGLTDSLGIDLRTVLGSMFGAKLAGVTKSDDPKNDNNNK
- the miaB gene encoding tRNA (N6-isopentenyl adenosine(37)-C2)-methylthiotransferase MiaB, translated to MKKYHLATYGCQMNEYDSAMIAQELDMCGCVETNNQEDADIIIVNTCSVREKAEETAIVNISKLKYLRKKNPDVKVVVCGCMAKNRGPELLKRLKNVNYIVGPDQYRKIPELLFGEAQSPLHKTHHKMFIDEDRDENYLGEYAKLQNDVSAFVAIQRGCNKRCSYCIVPYLRGPEKYRDMDDVLTEVKRAADKGITEVMLLGQTVNAYKTPNADFTTLLTKVSEIGGIKRIRFTSPHPRHYTNELIDVLLNNPKVCHYAHIPLQSGSDAILKKMRRQHNMEQYMTVIEQLRSKDPYYAISTDVICGFVGETDEDFEQTIKAFEACQFDTAYMFIYSPRKGTESFNEAEILTPEEKSARHSRLVELQNAITLKRNQMMIGRTEEILVEHGSTRDKTELVGKTDNFKKVIFKPEEGRIIKPGDYVKVKIDDIRGWTLRGTLV